From a single Nicotiana tabacum cultivar K326 chromosome 8, ASM71507v2, whole genome shotgun sequence genomic region:
- the LOC107815740 gene encoding uncharacterized protein LOC107815740 isoform X7, with amino-acid sequence MIFSDLKRNSSNKKSNGTPMKKLIAQEMSKEINTCQNPPSVVAKLMGLDAFPMRRSASAARSHFGGHSRSHTDSSFSYCQHENGSLMEEMHNANQYAEQNEYKDVYEVWQPPTKINCVRSKSPQKAKDDETSIDKKVAFVRQKFIEAKCLSIDGKLRQSKEFQEALDVLSSNTDLFLKFLQEPNPMFSQHLHNLKSVPPPPETKRITVLRPSKMVDNSRFGESGNTNEKEMKRATQVGQGNRVDKSHCASSPPAAGWNIDENPAQPTRIVVLKPSPSKTHNCRAASSPPSASPRASETVTNFVNIEDNEAEDSGKVAIGLTQKMRENLGGHRRDETLLSSVSSNGYIGDESSFNKSENEYVAGNLSDSEVISPVSRHSWDYINRFGGLYSCSSVSRASYSPESSVSKEAKKRLSERWAMVASNGSCQEQRHLRRNSSTLGEMLALSDTKKAGGIEQESNKDESRTSNSNSMSNSNCDEGLDQSPRNLSRSKSVPVSSTAFGTQLNVDVRGRDTGKNNLPKDTTKPRSTKLSLKNLLFSRNKKPGKDSANHLQSSNEMQSGDKSLHCSAKVDKDKSEYLNVPGLECSSADLDKSPGKLVSQNLFGERGIISPEVGLFVSKSLPLGNQCESQDQPSPISVLETTFEEDEHPAHISFGRTKPDHHGGELSSDPIRCNLIDKSPPIGSIARTLSWNDSCVDTASSVCLRSSASIQRTEEEEKEWFSFVQTLLTVAGLNEVQSDAFLLMWHSPESPLDPSLREKCVDLNEKDVLHEARRRQRRSTRKLVFDCVNAALMEIAGYGPDTCQRAIPYSGVSNNLPEGAKLILVDQVWTRMKEWFSSEAKCLTDDGGDGNSLVVDGMVRKEVVGKGWLQYLRLELDNVGMEIERKLLEELVHESIVELTGRV; translated from the exons ATG ATTTTTTCAGATTTGAAGAGAAACAGTTCAAACAAGAAATCAAATGGAACACCAATGAAGAAGCTTATAGCCCAAGAAATGTCCAAGGAAATAAACACTTGTCAGAATCCACCTAGTGTTGTTGCCAAGTTGATGGGCCTTGATGCTTTTCCTATGCGGAGATCTGCTTCAGCTGCACGAAGTCATTTTGGAGGTCATTCACGAAGTCATACTGATTCCTCTTTCAGTTATTGCCAGCACGAAAATGGTTCCTTGATGGAAGAAATGCATAATGCTAATCAATATGCAGAGCAGAATGAATATAAGGATGTCTATGAAGTTTGGCAGCCACCCACGAAGATAAATTGTGTGAGAAGCAAATCTCCCCAAAAGGCAAAAGACGACGAAACCAGTATTGACAAGAAGGTAGCTTTTGTTCGTCAGAAGTTCATTGAAGCTAAATGCCTCTCTATTGATGGAAAACTTCGCCAGTCTAAAGAATTCCAAGAAGCATTGGACGTTTTAAGTTCCAACACAGATCTATTCCTCAAGTTTCTGCAAGAACCCAATCCTATGTTTTCGCAGCATTTACATAACTTGAAGTCTGTACCTCCTCCTCCTGAGACAAAGCGAATAACTGTTCTTAGACCATCAAAGATGGTGGATAATAGTAGATTTGGTGAATCAGGAAACACAAATGAAAAAGAGATGAAGAGAGCCACCCAGGTGGGTCAGGGAAACAGGGTAGACAAAAGCCATTGTGCAAGTTCCCCTCCTGCAGCAGGTTGGAATATTGACGAAAATCCTGCTCAACCGACGAGGATAGTGGTGTTGAAACCAAGCCCTAGCAAAACCCACAACTGCCGGGCTGCAAGTTCTCCACCTTCAGCATCACCAAGAGCATCAGAAACTGTAACGAACTTTGTGAACATAGAGGATAATGAAGCTGAGGACTCAGGGAAAGTGGCAATAGGCCTTACGCAGAAGATGCGAGAAAACCTTGGTGGACATAGAAGGGATGAAACCTTGCTTTCTTCTGTGTCTTCCAATGGCTACATTGGCGACGAGAGTTCATTTAACAAGTCTGAAAATGAGTATGTAGCAGGAAATCTCAGTGATTCAGAAGTCATATCACCAGTTTCTAGGCATTCTTGGGATTACATTAATAGATTTGGCGGCCTTTATTCTTGCTCCTCCGTGAGCCGTGCATCTTATTCCCCAGAATCTTCAGTTTCTAAAGAAGCTAAGAAACGGCTTTCAGAGAGATGGGCAATGGTGGCATCTAATGGAAGTTGTCAAGAACAAAGACATCTGCGCAGAAACTCCAGTACATTAGGTGAGATGCTTGCTCTTTCTGACACGAAGAAGGCCGGAGGAATAGAGCAGGAAAGTAACAAAGACGAATCCAGAACTTCAAATTCCAACTCGATGAGTAATTCCAACTGTGATGAAGGTTTGGATCAGTCACCTAGAAACCTCTCAAGGTCTAAATCTGTTCCTGTATCTTCTACTGCATTTGGTACGCAGTTGAATGTGGATGTTAGAGGTCGTGATACAGGAAAAAACAACCTTCCTAAAGACACAACAAAGCCAAGAAGCACAAAACTGTCACTGAAAAATCTATTGTTCTCAAGGAACAAAAAACCAGGCAAAGACAGCGCGAACCATTTGCAATCCAGCAATGAAATGCAGTCTGGTGACAAGTCTTTACATTGTTCTGCAAAAGTTGACAAAGATAAAAGTGAATACCTTAATGTTCCAGGGCTTGAGTGCTCATCAGCTGACCTTGATAAATCACCAGGCAAACTAGTTTCCCAGAATTTGTTTGGCGAGCGAGGCATAATCTCTCCTGAG GTTGGGCTATTTGTATCAAAATCTTTGCCCTTGGGAAACCAGTGTGAGAGCCAGGACCAACCAAGTCCTATATCTGTTTTGGAGACAACATTTGAAGAGGATGAACATCCCGCACATATATCCTTTGGCAGGACTAAGCCAGATCATCATG GTGGTGAGTTGTCTTCTGACCCTATAAGGTGCAATCTGATTGACAAATCTCCTCCAATAGGATCAATTGCTCGTACTCTGTCATGGAATGATTCCTGTGTAGATACAGCCAGTTCAGTTTGTTTAAGATCGTCCGCATCCATTCAGCGGacagaggaagaagaaaaagaatggttCTCTTTTGTTCAAACATTATTAACGGTGGCTGGCCTTAATGAAGTGCAATCTGATGCATTCTTGTTGATGTGGCATTCGCCTGAAAGCCCTTTGGATCCATCACTAAGAGAAAAATGTGTTGATCTGAACGAGAAGGATGTACTACATGAGGCCAGGCGAAGGCAAAGGAGATCAACCCGAAAACTTGTGTTTGATTGTGTAAATGCAGCACTGATGGAAATTGCAGGATATGGGCCAGACACTTGCCAAAGAGCCATACCTTATAGTGGGGTCAGTAATAATCTCCCAGAAGGAGCTAAATTGATATTGGTAGACCAGGTGTGGACCCGAATGAAGGAATGGTTTTCGAGTGAGGCAAAATGTCTCACCGATGATGGTGGGGACGGAAACAGCCTGGTGGTGGATGGTATGGTGAGAAAGGAGGTAGTGGGGAAGGGATGGCTGCAATATTTGAGATTAGAATTAGATAATGTAGGAATGGAAATTGAAAGGAAGTTGCTGGAAGAGCTTGTGCATGAATCCATCGTTGAATTGACAGGTAGAGTGTGA